A single genomic interval of Rosistilla ulvae harbors:
- the mdh gene encoding malate dehydrogenase, whose protein sequence is MKRAKITIIGAGNVGATCAHWCAAAELGDIVLLDIPATEDMPKGKALDLMQASPIVGFDSNIVGTTSYDDSRDSDVIVVTAGIPRKPGMSRDDLLATNAKIVSSVGEQIKATSPNAVVIVVSNPLDAMVQQMLKVTGFAPNKVVGQAGVLDTARYRAFLAMELGVSVEDISAMLMGGHGDTMVPIPSCTSVGGIPVTQLLSQQRLDEIVDRTRKGGAEIVSLLKTGSAYYAPAAACTQMVEAIVKDKKRLIPCAAYCDTQYGVGGFYVGVPCILGNDGVEKIVELELTAEEKTNFQKSVDAVKSLVATMDGLLSA, encoded by the coding sequence ATGAAAAGAGCCAAAATCACGATCATCGGAGCCGGAAACGTCGGCGCCACCTGTGCCCATTGGTGTGCTGCGGCCGAACTGGGCGATATCGTTTTGCTCGACATTCCCGCAACCGAAGACATGCCCAAGGGGAAGGCCTTGGATCTGATGCAAGCTTCGCCCATCGTGGGATTTGATAGCAACATTGTTGGCACCACCAGCTACGACGACTCCCGCGACAGCGATGTGATCGTCGTGACCGCCGGCATCCCACGGAAACCGGGAATGAGCCGCGACGATCTGTTGGCAACCAACGCCAAGATCGTCTCCAGCGTTGGCGAACAGATCAAAGCGACCAGTCCCAACGCCGTGGTAATCGTCGTCAGCAATCCGTTGGACGCGATGGTTCAACAGATGTTGAAGGTCACCGGTTTCGCCCCCAACAAGGTCGTTGGCCAAGCTGGCGTTTTGGACACCGCACGCTATCGCGCGTTCCTGGCGATGGAATTGGGTGTCAGCGTCGAAGACATCAGCGCGATGTTGATGGGTGGCCACGGCGACACGATGGTCCCAATCCCCAGCTGCACCAGCGTCGGCGGCATCCCCGTCACTCAATTGCTATCGCAACAACGGCTCGACGAAATCGTCGACCGCACTCGCAAGGGAGGCGCCGAAATCGTCTCGCTGTTGAAGACCGGCAGCGCCTACTACGCACCGGCGGCCGCTTGCACCCAGATGGTCGAAGCGATCGTCAAAGACAAGAAACGCCTGATCCCCTGCGCTGCCTATTGTGACACACAATACGGTGTTGGCGGGTTCTACGTTGGCGTGCCATGTATCTTAGGAAACGATGGCGTTGAAAAAATTGTCGAATTGGAATTAACCGCGGAAGAAAAAACGAACTTCCAAAAGAGCGTTGACGCGGTCAAGAGCTTGGTTGCTACAATGGACGGCTTGCTGTCGGCGTAA